From the Achromobacter xylosoxidans A8 genome, the window CTCCAGCCTGGCCTTGATGCAGAACAGGCCGTCAAACGCTTCGCGCGCGAAAGTGGTGGTGCAGTGGATGGCGAAATCTGCCGGCAGCGGGACATTGTTTTTCATGGCGACCAGTCTCATGGCGCCATGAAAGCACGCGGCAAAGCCCGCCGCGAACAATTGCTCGGGATTGGTGCCGCCGCCATTGCCGCCCAGTTCCTTGGGCAGCCTGAGTTCGAGCTCCAGTTCGCCGTCATTCGAGACGGCCTTGCCGGACGCGCGGCCGTGTCCGGACGCGCCGCCGGTCACGGAGACGGTAGTCGTGTACAGAGGCAGATCATCTGTGCCGACATAGGGATCCAGGAGCGAAACGGGCGGCGCGTACGGGGTTTTCAAGGCAGACTCCTCAGGTGCGGAAGGGCGGTTTGTTGTTTTAGCCGCGGCAACTATAGAGTCGTCCCCATCGTGCGAAAAGACAGAATTTCTGTTCTGCGCGGTATCTTTTCTTATACCGCTGGGTTCGGTTTCTTAGGTGCTCCGCTTGACGTCGGCCAGCCTGTGCAGCTCGTCCACGTCGAGGATGGCCAGCCCGCCATAGTAGGTTTCCAGCACACCCGCTCGGGCGAGCCTGGCGAGCGCTGCATTGCAGCGTTGCCGCGAAATGCCGCACAGGCCTGCGATTTCCTCTT encodes:
- a CDS encoding Ohr family peroxiredoxin, which encodes MKTPYAPPVSLLDPYVGTDDLPLYTTTVSVTGGASGHGRASGKAVSNDGELELELRLPKELGGNGGGTNPEQLFAAGFAACFHGAMRLVAMKNNVPLPADFAIHCTTTFAREAFDGLFCIKARLEISLPGMAKDMALALVHETETICPYSKMADQGIASSVHLS